One Notolabrus celidotus isolate fNotCel1 chromosome 18, fNotCel1.pri, whole genome shotgun sequence DNA window includes the following coding sequences:
- the fscn2b gene encoding LOW QUALITY PROTEIN: fascin-2b (The sequence of the model RefSeq protein was modified relative to this genomic sequence to represent the inferred CDS: deleted 1 base in 1 codon) yields the protein MPANGNRPLKLQFGLKNHEGRYLTAENFSFKVNASAPSLKKKQMWTLEQDSQDTQVVYLRSHLGRYLASDKDGKVTCEADGQNSDCRFLIVPQSDGRWALQSEQHLRFFGGSRDYLSCFAQVITNAELWAMHLALHPQANLLSVARKRYAHLSAEDGEIAVDVNIPWGVAALLTLVYMDGRYCLKTCDGRFLSNDGKLLMQSGRATAYTLELKCGKLAFKDCEGKYLSPMGPTGTLRSGRCSKPGKDELFDLEESHPQVVLMAANGRYVSIRQGVSLAANQDDETDMETFQMEIDKETRKCTFRTSQGNYWALVAHGGIQSTAFEVSANTMFAVEWLGHKVAIKANNGKYICTKKNGQLLAVSDSIGEDEQLTLKLINRPMLILRGENGFICHHKNSNTLDASRSVYDIFNLQFSNGVYHIKGVDGRFWYVNSSGLVCSDGEVPEDFSLELLEHRRLAIRAKNGKYLRGDQGGTLKGDGLCPSSSALWEY from the exons GTGAATGCATCAGCCCCAAGTCTGAAGAAGAAGCAGATGTGGACTCTGGAGCAGGACTCTCAGGACACACAGGTAGTCTACTTGCGCAGCCACCTGGGACGCTACTTAGCCTCCGACAAGGATGGCAAAGTCACCTGCGAGGCCGATGGGCAAAACTCAGACTGTCGCTTTCTCATAGTGCCTCAATCGGACGGTCGCTGGGCCCTCCAGTCTGAGCAGCATCTCCGCTTCTTTGGTGGTTCTCGGGACTACCTGTCTTGCTTCGCCCAGGTAATCACGAATGCAGAGCTGTGGGCGATGCACCTGGCATTACATCCGCAGGCCAACCTGCTGTCTGTGGCCCGCAAACGTTACGCCCACCTTTCAGCGGAGGATGGGGAGATCGCAGTAGATGTGAACATTCCTTGGGGCGTGGCTGCGCTCCTGACTCTTGTCTACATGGACGGGAGGTACTGCCTTAAGACATGTGATGGCCGCTTCCTCAGTAATGATGGGAAGCTCTTGATGCAGAGTGGGAGGGCCACAGCATACACGCTTGAGCTGAAGTGTGGAAAGCTCGCCTTTAAAGACTGTGAGGGGAAGTATCTGTCTCCCATGGGGCCTACGGGCACCCTAAGGTCTGGACGGTGCTCCAAGCCTGGCAAAGATGAACTTTTTGACTTAGAGGAGAGCCATCCACAGGTGGTTCTGATGGCAGCCAATGGGCGGTATGTCTCCATAAGacaag GAGTGAGCCTTGCAGCCAACCAAGACGATGAGACAGACATGGAGACGTTTCAGATGGAGATTGACAAAGAAACCAGGAAGTGTACGTTCCGCACCAGCCAGGGGAACTACTGGGCTCTGGTGGCCCACGGAGGCATCCAGAGTACAGCCTTTGAAGT GTCAGCTAACACCATGTTTGCAGTGGAGTGGCTCGGCCACAAGGTGGCAATAAAAGCTAACAATGGAAAATACATCTGCACCAAGAAGAACGGCCAGCTGCTCGCTGTCAGTGACTCAATTG GTGAGGATGAACAGCTCACTTTGAAACTCATCAACAGACCCATGTTGATCCTCAGAGGAGAAAACGGATTCATTTGCCACCACAAGAACTCTAACACACTGGACGCCAGCCGATCGGTCTATGACATTTTCAATCTGCAGTTCAGTAAT GGGGTCTACCATATTAAAG GTGTGGACGGTCGGTTTTGGTACGTGAACAGTTCTGGGCTGGTGTGTTCGGATGGTGAGGTGCCCGAGGACTTCTCTCTGGAGCTGTTGGAGCACCGTCGCCTCGCCATACGGGCCAAGAACGGCAAATACCTGCGAGGAGATCAGGGAGGCACGCTGAAGGGAGACGGACTCTGCCCGAGCAGCTCAGCCCTGTGGGAATATTAA